A genomic region of Dreissena polymorpha isolate Duluth1 chromosome 4, UMN_Dpol_1.0, whole genome shotgun sequence contains the following coding sequences:
- the LOC127876426 gene encoding protein FAM81A-like produces MSHKTSSSQVFPPVEGYGQQQNQQYQQKRSRMKQEFTAIQVGDPHTEEETLMLQMRGGTPPRRRSPTSDRNRDNETKSRLDDLLSRQDQLLNHQMQVSSRQTEIADHLRNQNQSMNEALLKQILANKDSMIASLANQQAAELDDHGRELLQQHIKYMVAIIRRLNADIEGLEAELKGRDIAVIGTNAAVNKLEVHHVTMLHDLRGRIVRCDTAIGKHSKDIGLLLGEIRRLEAMIYGLREKMNGDIHRLEAEMMSITAELERQHGVQRSEVGSLHKETLHRIQMLEDRQQHNMAEWRESLDGNRSNIEHYLDKMDAKFKAMIDKATAGWGNLMGQVDVQIDKNMVAILSRLNRLEEQMAKERQTSKQLHQNIETQVLATIQDSLSYNNAELAKAKLEFRNGFTELQESLANLKRVVEGRRKLMGHQIKRDLGTIRKALFMEMPPQEQGTTVVVKNVDRSMEW; encoded by the exons ATGAGTCACAAAACATCATCTAGCCAAGTTTTCCCTCCAGTAGAGGGGTATGGACAACAACAAAATCAGCAGTACCAACAGAAGAGGTCCCGCATGAAACAGGAGTTCACGGCAATTCAAGTTGGGGATCCCCACACTGAGGAGGAAACCCTAATGCTACAGATGCGAGGTGGAACACCACCACGGCGCCGCTCCCCAACCAGCGACCGAAATCGTGATAATGAGACCAAATCTCGACTGGATGACCTTCTTTCCAGACAA GACCAATTGTTAAACCATCAAATGCAAGTTTCTAGCCGTCAAACCGAAATAGCTGATCACCTTCGAAACCAAAACCAATCTATGAACGAGGCACTCTTAAAACAGATCCTTGCCAACAAAGACAGTATGATAGCCAGCCTAGCCAACCAACAG GCTGCAGAACTAGATGACCACGGTCGAGAATTGCTACAGCAGCACATTAAGTACATGGTGGCTATTATCAGGAGACTTAACGCAGACATTGAG GGTCTGGAAGCTGAGCTAAAGGGACGTGACATAGCAGTGATAGGCACAAATGCAGCGGTGAACAAACTAGAGGTCCATCATGTGACTATGTTGCATGACCTTCGTGGACGTATTGTGAGATGTGACACCGCCATTGGAAAACACTCCAAGGACATTGGTTTACTGTTGGGTGAGATTCGTCGTCTTGAGGCAATGATATACGGACTGCGGGAGAAAATGAATGGTGACATCCACAGGCTTGAAGCAGAG ATGATGTCAATCACAGCAGAACTTGAGCGACAACACGGGGTGCAGCGATCTGAGGTGGGCAGTCTCCACAAGGAAACTCTCCATCGAATACAAATGTTGGAGGATCGGCAGCAACATAACATGGCCGAATGGCGTGAATCCCTTGACGGGAACCGGTCAAACATCGAGCATTACCTTGACAAGATGGATGCCAAGTTTAAAGCCATGATTGACAAGGCAACCGCAGGCTGGGGAAACTTAATG GGCCAAGTGGATGTGCAGATTGACAAGAACATGGTGGCCATTCTGTCACGCCTCAACAGGCTTGAAGAGCAGATGGCCAAGGAAAGACAGACTTCCAAACAACTGCACCAA AACATTGAGACCCAGGTCCTAGCAACAATCCAAGACTCACTCTCCTACAACAATGCTGAACTAGCAAAGGCAAAACTGGAGTTCAGAAATGGCTTCACAGAGCTACAGGAGAGCCTAGCCAACCTTAAACGGGTTGTTGAAGGTAGAAGGAAACTGATGGGTCACCAGATCAAACGAGATCTGGGTACAATCAGGAAAGCACTGTTTATGGAGATGCCACCGCAAGAACAAGGCACAACAGTGGTCGTAAAAAATGTTGATAGGTCAATGGAGTGGTGA